One Melanotaenia boesemani isolate fMelBoe1 chromosome 8, fMelBoe1.pri, whole genome shotgun sequence DNA segment encodes these proteins:
- the LOC121645283 gene encoding probable serine/threonine-protein kinase roco7: MSSPGSSFVQIKHEDLLFYENCGGGSFGSVYRALWISQDKEVAVKKLLKIDKEAEILSVLSHKNIIQFYGAMLESPNYGIVTEYASGGSLYEYLSSEQSEEMDMEQIMTWAIQIAKGMHYLHAEAPVKVIHRDLKSRNVVLTADRVLKICDFGASKFLSHTTHMTVVGTFPWMAPEVIQSLPVSETCDTYSYGVVLWEMLTREVPFKGFEGLQVAWLVVEKQERLTIPTSCPASFGELMRKCWHADSKERPHFKQVLVTLETMANDSRLPDQCNSFLHNKDQWRCEIESTLERLRKLERELYSKEKELEERERRLRLWEERLMERSNMTPSPTSLLMERSNMSPFFTPMSIGSTGSFFRSHSQDSNSTGVGSAGVSSAGVSCILRTLSNGDTERGSSAMLERGMGSLDSGRLHVMLRGLQGRFGEDEEEEKGTIEETGWGQKERNDSGSLEGGRVQVTLRSFPGGVVEREERTWEEGDKERGGMQRSRVTTIVRGYSGGFGEAEGESEKEEGWEIEKLGDRLEETGVEGVLEGGRLPTMFKGLHGSLGSLGDMLSLDIDKMGEMDRLGDMDMNMNMGDLGVMKMVGHGVRGELGVRGRRSDMGVVVQGVRSDHSEAISQKIRGEVGVIGHSGMQVSMRASSNQNSVKSCSVRHGTKINMATSAMDMMELDWSDSD; the protein is encoded by the exons ATGTCGTCCCCTGGCTCGTCGTTTGTACAGATAAAGCATGAGGATTTGCTTTTCTATGAGAATTGTGGAGGAGGCAGCTTTGGGAGCGTCTACAGAGCCCTCTGGATATCCCAAGATAAGGAAGTGGCTGTGAAGAAGCTTTTGAAGATCGACAAGGAG GCTGAGATTCTCAGTGTACTGagtcataaaaacatcattCAGTTTTATGGAGCCATGCTGGAATCTCCCAACTATGGCATTGTCACAG AATATGCAAGTGGAGGGTCTCTGTATGAGTACCTTTCCAGTGAGCAGAGTGAGGAGATGGATATGGAGCAGATCATGACATGGGCCATACAGATAGCCAAAG GAATGCATTACCTTCATGCAGAAGCTCCAGTCAAAGTGATTCACAGAGACCTTAAGTCACGAAACG TGGTATTGACGGCAGATAGAGTGCTGAAG ATTTGTGACTTTGGAGCATCTAAGTTCCTGTCTCACACCACCCATATGACGGTGGTGGGCACTTTTCCATGGATGGCTCCTGAAGTTATTCAGAGCCTACCTGTCTCTGAGACCTGCGATACCTACTCCTATGGTGTG GTGTTATGGGAGATGCTGACGCGAGAGGTTCCTTTCAAAGGCTTCGAGGGGTTGCAGGTTGCATGGTTGGTGGTGGAAAAACAAGAG AGGCTGACTATTCCCACCAGCTGTCCAGCAAGTTTTGGGGAGTTGATGAGGAAATGCTGGCATGCAGACTCCAAA GAACGTCCACACTTTAAGCAGGTGCTTGTAACCCTGGAGACCATGGCAAACGACAGCAGGCTACCAGACCAGTGTAACTCTTTCCTACATAACAAGGACCAGTGgag GTGTGAAATCGAATCAACCCTGGAGCGCCTTCGGAAACTAGAGAGGGAGCTTTACTCAAAGgagaaggagctggaggagagAGAAAGGAGGCTCAGACTGTGGGAGGAGAGGCTGATGGAGAGGTCCAACATGACTCCCAGTCCAACCTCTCTACTCATGGAGCGCTCAAACATGTCACCA tTCTTCACACCAATGTCAATCGGCTCTACTGGCTCTTTCTTCCGCTCACACTCTCAAGACTCCAACAGCACTGGGGTGGGCAGTGCAGGGGTCAGCAGTGCTGGTGTCAGCTGTATACTTCGCACACTCAGCAatggagacacagagagggGCAGCAGTGCCATGCTGGAGAGGGGGATGGGTTCGCTCGACAGCGGAAGACTACATGTCATGCTCCGAGGGTTGCAGGGAAGGTTtggagaggatgaggaggaagagaaaggaACTATTGAGGAGACAGGCTGGGGGCAGAAGGAACGGAATGATAGTGGGAGTTTGGAGGGAGGGCGGGTGCAGGTGACACTCAGGAGCTTCCCTGGAGGTGTAgtggagagggaggagaggacaTGGGAGGAGGGAGACAAGGAAAGAGGAGGGATGCAGAGAAGCAGAGTGACAACCATAGTCCGAGGATACTCTGGAGGATTTGGGGAGGCAGAGGGGGAAAGTGAGAAGGAGGAAGGGTGGGAGATAGAAAAACTTGGGGACAGGTTAGAGGAGACAGGGGTGGAGGGAGTGCTTGAAGGAGGTAGGCTGCCAACCATGTTTAAAGGTCTCCATGGGAGTTTAGGGAGCTTGGGGGACATGCTTTCCTTAGACATTGATAAGATGGGAGAGATGGACAGACTAGGTGACATGGACATGAATATGAACATGGGTGACCTGGGAGTGATGAAGATGGTGGGCCATGGTGTAAGGGGAGAGCTGGGCGTCAGGGGTCGCAGGAGCGACATGGGAGTTGTAGTACAGGGAGTCCGAAGCGACCACAGCGAGGCCATCAGCCAAAAGATTAGAGGTGAAGTGGGAGTCATCGGTCACTCTGGGATGCAGGTGAGCATGAGGGCATCGTCCAATCAGAACTCTGTGAAAAGCTGCAGTGTGCGACACGGAACCAAGATCAACATGGCAACATCGGCAATGGATATGATGGAGCTCGACTGGTCTGACAGTGACTAG